A genomic segment from Oncorhynchus clarkii lewisi isolate Uvic-CL-2024 chromosome 14, UVic_Ocla_1.0, whole genome shotgun sequence encodes:
- the LOC139365790 gene encoding uncharacterized protein, producing MLSMVILGVFLSLLILLTVCGNVLVCLAVCATRRLRCLTNCFIVSLAITDLLLGMLVLPFSALLQLSDWPLGPTICNIYISLDVMLCTASILTLLTISLDRYLAVTAPLRYSSLVLPRRVAFAMALVWAVSLAVSFLPIHLGWNTVDGNVQNRGQGDNMTECNFELNPSYAVVDSSLTFYLPLLIMCWTYHRILRIARAQARRIIHARPRLNNNNSSSSAPRQLTSVTAVALREHKATVTLAAVIGVFVVCWLPYFTLFTIMGLKKQNYPAAYPVVQWLGYINSALNPLLYAALNRDFRSAYARLLRCGYYGYGRGRGRPPYPNTFMTGGGKVCGGEVDLLCGHTSSCRAGPSETGMMLQEVSRGTATPSPQHSNGAAVANDPADPASNCEEDSVSHQSCTLSPASLTHTPSPGVNHITDKSHLGPFCQPPCADRTSAPFANLHVQIAPRPLLPTSMCKSHLSPFCQPPCANRTSAPFANLHVQISPRPLLPTSMYRTSAPFANLHVQIAPRPLLPTSMCKSHLGPFCQPPCADRTSAPFANLHVQIAPRTLLPTSMCKSHLGPFCQPPCANRTSAPFANLHVQIAPRPLLPTSMCKSHLGPFCQPPCADRTSAPFANLHVQIAPRPLLPTSMCKSHLDPFCFAS from the exons ATGCTGTCTATGGTGATACTCGGTGTTTTCCTGTCCCTGCTCATCCTGCTGACAGTGTGTGGTAACGTCCTGGTTTGTCTGGCCGTCTGCGCCACACGACGTCTCCGCTGCCTCACCAACTGTTTCATCGTCTCCCTCGCCATCACTGACCTGCTGCTTGGCATGCTTGTCCTGCCTTTCTCCGCCCTCCTCCAGCTCAGCGATTGGCCTCTGGGGCCGACCATCTGCAACATCTACATCTCATTGGATGTTATGTTGTGCACCGCCTCCATCCTCACGCTACTGACCATTAGCCTGGACCGCTACCTGGCCGTGACCGCGCCCCTTAGATACTCCTCACTGGTGTTGCCGAGGCGAGTTGCCTTTGCTATGGCGTTGGTGTGGGCGGTGTCGCTAGCAGTGTCATTCCTGCCAATCCACCTGGGATGGAACACGGTGGACGGCAACGTGCAGAATCGCGGCCAGGGGGACAACATGACAGAGTGTAACTTTGAGCTGAACCCATCGTACGCTGTCGTGGACTCCTCCTTAACCTTCTACCTCCCCCTGCTGATCATGTGCTGGACCTACCACCGTATTCTTCGCATCGCTCGGGCGCAGGCCAGGCGCATCATCCACGCGCGCCCCAgacttaacaacaacaacagctcctCGTCAGCCCCTCGTCAACTCACCTCAGTAACAGCGGTGGCTCTACGGGAACACAAAGCCACAGTGACTCTAGCAGCAGTGATCGGGGTCTTCGTGGTGTGCTGGCTGCCCTACTTCACCCTGTTTACCATTATGGGTCTGAAGAAGCAGAATTACCCAGCAGCCTACCCCGTGGTGCAGTGGCTGGGGTACATCAACTCAGCTCTGAACCCTTTGCTCTACGCTGCCCTAAACAGAGACTTTAGGTCTGCCTACGCCCGCCTGCTGCGCTGTGGTTACTACGGCTACGGCAGGGGGAGGGGCCGGCCACCATACCCCAACACATTCATGACAG GTGGGGGGAAAGTATGTGGAGGGGAGGTGGATCTGCTGTGTGGACACACCTCTTCCTGCAGGGCGGGGCCAAGTGAGACAGGTATGATGCTACAGGAAGTCAGCAGAGGAACGGCCACGCCGTCTCCTCAGCACAGCAACGGGGCCGCTGTCGCCAACG ATCCTGCTGACCCTGCATCTAACTGTGAGGAGGACTCAGTGTCCCACCAGTCATGTACGCTGAGCCCAGCCAGCCTGACCCACACACCTAGCCCAGGGGTCAATCACATCACTGACAA ATCGCACCTCGGCCCCTTTTGCCAACCTCCATGTGCAGATCGCACCTCGGCCCCTTTTGCCAACCTCCATGTGCAGATCGCACCTCGGCCCCTTTTGCCAACCTCCATGTGCAAATCGCACCTCAGCCCCTTTTGCCAACCTCCATGTGCAAATCGCACCTCGGCCCCTTTTGCCAACCTCCATGTGCAGATCTCACCTCGGCCCCTTTTGCCAACCTCCATGT ATCGCACCTCGGCCCCTTTTGCCAACCTCCATGTGCAAATCGCACCTCGGCCCCTTTTGCCAACCTCCATGTGCAAATCGCACCTCGGCCCCTTTTGCCAACCTCCATGTGCAGATCGCACCTCGGCCCCTTTTGCCAACCTCCATGTGCAAATCGCACCTCGGACCCTTTTGCCAACCTCCATGTGCAAATCGCACCTCGGCCCCTTTTGCCAACCTCCATGTGCAAATCGCACCTCGGCCCCTTTTGCCAACCTCCATGTGCAAATCGCACCTCGGCCCCTTTTGCCAACCTCCATGTGCAAATCGCACCTCGGCCCCTTTTGCCAACCTCCATGTGCAGATCGCACCTCGGCCCCTTTTGCCAACCTCCATGTGCAAATCGCACCTCGGCCCCTTTTGCCAACCTCCATGTGCAAATCGCACCTCGACCCCTTTTGCTTCGCTTCATGA